CGGTTGCCGCCGGGATCACCACGCTCGGCCTTCGGTCCAGCCTTCCGGACATTGCATTGCGCGCCGCGGGCGCCGCAGCCTCCCTTGCCGATTTCACAGACCCCACGCTGGAGCCCTATCTCCAACGTCAATCAGGAGCCGATCCATGACCCGTACTGTCATCGAGTCGAAAACCAAGACCGTCACCATCGGGTTCGACGAACCCTTTTGCGTGATCGGAGAACGCATAAACCCCACAGGGCGCAAGAAGCTCGCCGCCGAACTGGAGGCGGGCGATTTCTCTACCGTCGAGAAAGACGCGCTGGAGCAGGTCGCCTGCGGCGCGATGGTGCTCGATGTGAACTCGGGTGCCGTGTTCACCAACAAGATGGCCGAGGACCCGCGCTACGCAGACAACAACTTCGTCGAGCCGATGCTCATGAAGGAGCTCGTCGCCCGGGTGCAGGCGCTCGTCGACATCCCGCTCTGCATCGACAGCTCGGTGCCCGGCGCGCTGGAGAACGGGCTGGAGATGGCGGAGGGTCGGCCACTGCTCAACTCCGTAACCGGCGAGGAGGACCGCCTCGAAACAATCCTGCCTCTGGTGAAGAAATACAACGTCCCCGTGGTGGCGATCTCGAACGACGACACCGGCATCTCCGAGGACCCTGACGTACGCTTCGCCGTGGCAAAGAAGATCGTGGAGCGGGCGGCGGATTTCGGCATCCCGGCCCATGACATCGTCGTCGACCCACTGGTCATGCCCGTGGGCGCCATGGCCACAGCTGGCCGGCAGGTCTTCACCCTGGTCGCCCGCCTGCGCGAAGAGCTTGGCGTCAACACCACCTGCGGCGCATCCAATGTCAGCTTCGGGCTGCCAAACCGCCACGGCCTCGGCGCGGCGTTCCTGCCCATGGCCATCGCCAGCGGCATGACCAGCGCCATCATGAACCCGATCCGCCCGCAAGAGATGGAGGCCGTCCATGCCGCCAACTTCCTGATGAACCATGACCCCAACGGCGCGACCTGGATCAATTTTGCCCGGGTGATGGAGGCGCACAAGGCCGGCATGCCGTTCCCCGAGGCCGCGAAGGCCGGGACCAGCGGGGGTGGCGGGCGCTCCGGCCGCCGGGGCGGTCGGCGTCGGTCGGGCTGAGCCAGCCCACTCAGGATGCATCGGCGCTTGCCGCGCCCCGGGCGCTGGCGCAGGGTGACCTCATGGCTCCACCCTCTCCCGCGCCGACGCGCGACATCCCTCCTGGCCTGGCGAGGTCGCTGGCCCGCCTGGCTTTGCGGGTGGCGATCCTCGTCATTTTTGCCTATGCCGCCCAGGCGCTCGTGCTGCATGCCATGCGCCTGACCGAGGCGTTGCCCGCCGCGAGTCGCGGGACCGCGCAAATGTCGGTCCTGCTGCTCGCCTTGATCCTTTACGCGATCCTGATCGCAATCCCCTTTGTGCCCGGTGTCGAAATCGGTGTCGCCCTGTTGATCCTGCGTGGGGCCGAGGTCGCACCCTTCGTCTATCTCGCAACACTGACCGGGCTGACGCTGGCCTACACCGCTGGACGGGTCCTGCCCCATGGCTGGCTGCAATCGACCTTCGCGGACCTGCGCATGCACCGCGCAAGCGCGCTTCTCGACCGCCTGTCGGAACTGGGCCCAGAGCGCCGTCTCGCCCTGTTGCGCAGCCGCCTGCCGACCTGGCTCGGCCCGCACGTGGTACGCTTGCGCTATCTCCTCCTCGCACTGGCTCTCAACTTGCCCGGAAACGCTCTGTTGGGCGGCGGTGGGGGTCTGAGCCTCCTTGCCGGCTTCAGCCGCCTCTATCGGCCCGCAGGCACCTTCGTGACCCTTGCCCTGGCCACTGCGCCCATCCCTCTGCTGGTCTGGGCGGTTGGCCCCGAAGTGCTGTCGCGGAACTGATCACCGCCGCCCGCCTCGGGCAACACAACACCGCCGATCCATTCATTCAGCGCGTGATTGCCTTGACTTTTTCGATGCAATCGCTTCGATCTTTTCGGTGTTGGCCAATGTCTTAACCATTGAGATGTTAGTCATCGCAGTAGAACTTGTGAAAGAGAGTCCATGAGAGCTTTCCTGATCCTGGCGCTGAGCACGTTTGTCCTGTCTGCATGTGCCAGCCAATGGCAGACAGATTACGCGGCCCCGATCCCCGCCGAGGTGTCGCAGAACTGGCGTCTTGCCGGCGTGGAAGTCTTGGTGCCCGAAACCCTCACAGTCAGCGAGGACAACGTCTATTTCCCCATAGCCGACATCGTCTGGCGCGAAGAAGCGCTCACACC
The Dinoroseobacter shibae DFL 12 = DSM 16493 genome window above contains:
- a CDS encoding methyltetrahydrofolate cobalamin methyltransferase, giving the protein MTRTVIESKTKTVTIGFDEPFCVIGERINPTGRKKLAAELEAGDFSTVEKDALEQVACGAMVLDVNSGAVFTNKMAEDPRYADNNFVEPMLMKELVARVQALVDIPLCIDSSVPGALENGLEMAEGRPLLNSVTGEEDRLETILPLVKKYNVPVVAISNDDTGISEDPDVRFAVAKKIVERAADFGIPAHDIVVDPLVMPVGAMATAGRQVFTLVARLREELGVNTTCGASNVSFGLPNRHGLGAAFLPMAIASGMTSAIMNPIRPQEMEAVHAANFLMNHDPNGATWINFARVMEAHKAGMPFPEAAKAGTSGGGGRSGRRGGRRRSG